aagatttttaataatgtttgATATTGAGTACACAGtattcattttgttcctaaatgGTCAATCTAGTGTTAACTAAGGAGACACAATTTTAGTACTTGTAACAATGATCTTTAAAAGGAAAGCATAACAGATAGTTTTTGAAAAAGGTTATAAAATCCATAATAACTTTTTTTGTCATCCACACTACAAAGCATTTAATGTGACAGAGATGATTGTGCTGTCAGTAGATGTCAAGACAGCAGTAAGGCCATTTGCTTTAAGGGTGGGTGGAGCTGGATTTCTCACACCTGCCAGCTATCAGTAGGAAACTAGGTTTTATTTagtatgtatttttattgtCAACTCCAAGCTTGTGCTGGCTACTCATCCAAAACCATGAGGTTCAGGGAACAAACTGATCTTGtcaaatgcaaatgaaatataatgagatttctttaaagaaacacacaaaaccaccaaaattaaacaaaataagaaaaacaaatccacaTGTATCATCTTCATTTGGTGGCTCCTGCTCAGTGACTTGTGTATTGAACTAGAATGCATGCTGTATGCTTTCTAATAAAAATACTTGAAGTGATGGAAAACATAGCCCATCTCTCAGTTTGTCCATCTCAGTCTCTTTGGAATCTTCATTGTAGATGAGAtctgaatatttaatattttcagctAACAagtaaagaaagaagagaaggtgtttgggtttttttcttgtttgaaagGAGCTAGCAGGGCAGTGGACACATTCCTTGAAAATTCATCAGTCAATgactgaaaaattttaaattttattttgcctaTTTACTTTTTAATAGAGGTCTAGAAAGTggttcccccctccccccaggtgaaaaaaaaaaaattgagaaacaTTGAGGCTGACCAGATAAACTGTTAGTGTTGCAGATACAAATGAGAATAGAAGATAGTAGCGAGAAGGCTAAAACATTGTAGCTCTGAGTTGATGACAGAGACTACTTCAAGGAAGAGTATGCTGCTAATAGCATCATAACAAAAATCTAGTTTTCCTGATTTGctaaaaaacccccccaaaattatCAGCTATGTCTAATTTAAccttttaattgttttctgaATCACGTTTGCAGAAACCAGTTGGATTTACATACAGAAGTTCCAGTCATTTGCCTTCAGGAAAAATCAGAGTACCCAAACACATGGAAAGAGATTTAAGCCTTCATCGTTCTTCATCAGGCCAGGGAAGGCATAGCCCAGTTGTAAGGGTTGCTTTACCAAATGGCCATGTCCAAGTCAATTCCAAGGTAAAACATGCCCCGCAGAATTTTCAGCTCGAATCTCAGCAGCCTGTTGGAAGGCAGAGCCCACCACTCCCCACTATAGTTTCTACACATTCATTACATTCATCATACACAGCAACTAGTGGGATGCCTGACCTTTCACCACAATCAAATCTTGCTCCCAGTATTGTGGAAAGTACTGTCAACATTGCATCTTCACCCGTGGCATCACCATCGATGCCAGCACCATCTGAGCCCAGTCAGGAAAATAATGCTGTGGAGTTGAGCTACAGAAATGCATCTGAGGATGTGAATGTTAGTGAAGAACTGCCATCTTCTTCAGTCCTCATCAATCCTAGCTTTGGTGAGTGCCTTTGTGATAAGTATGCAGAAACAAAGGCTAAGAAAATGTCTGGTTTACAGTAGGTGCTTTGGGTTCTTTTAACTCTGggctctctttttctctcttaatgTAACCTTTTTTCATTCTGTGTATAATGAGCATGCTGCCCATGTGTTGGAGGAGGCAAATAAATTGCCACTAAAGCTTGCCTGATATGTGTGAATGAAATACCTGTTTTCTTCTTGTGTGGGATTTTATCCTTTCTATCCTTCCTTATTCTATCCTTTCTATACACCTTTTTTTACTCAAATCCTCCAGTGTTTGGtttctttcaaaatacttaattccaaagaaaaacaagaattctATAGATCATTGCATTATAATACACATATCCAATAGCACCATGTATTAAAAACTAATGCCTTTCTAAAGTGTAAATGCCCTGATTTATATGCAAGGCTGAGCTATGACTTCTTTGCTTTTGGtctaaaaaatacatttgtacaGCTGAAGAGCTGCATGAATATTAGGTGAAATATTCAGATATCTATCTAAAAATTTGTAAACAGTTTGTATTTTAGCAGTTCTGTGTATGGATGTGCCACTCTTTATAAGTCAGCGTCTTGAAAACATACCTGGTATCTGCACATATGTAAAATAGGCCACTGTGAACATTGTGGACAATTGGGTGTCTGATGTATTTTCTTGGGTGTTTTGATATCAGTTATGCTGGTGGTTAAAGTGAATCAAAAAGTTACTTCTGTTATCATTCCAATTTAAAGCTGCTTTTGTAAGAGCAAGGATAAGTAGTAATACATAGTAAAATTAACTGTAGTAGAGAACATACACTGAGAGTCAAGAGAAAGAGTTtgaaaaaatgttctgtttttAACAACTCGTTtgggattttaaattattttttctttgaatgtttttgttttacaaaagAATTTGTTGGTGACCCAGCAAGAAATGTGAAAGTTCTTGGAAACCATTTGGTGAAGGCGCGGCAAAAGACTAAACCCAAGTACGCAGCGCGCCACTTGGTTCGTGTCTTGTTCCCCAAGAAAACTTTACTGTGCAGCGTTATGGGAGCGAGTGCACGGGGGCGCAGGACACTGGATCCAAACAAAATTGCTGCAATAAGAGGTTTGGTACCTTTCAAAATGCACAGATTTACTTCTTTCATACTTAACAAAGTTTTGAACTTAAAAGGAGtccttttctttgtgtttctggCTAATTGCTGTCTGACAGCTGGTGAGCAGATAAATGCTGCAGTGGATGTGCTCCACTCTGCAGCGTCCTTTTGTTTTGAAAGTCCTGCTTTGTAATTCTCAATGTTCATTTTTCCTCAATTTAAATGAAACTATTCaaatttcttcttgttttatGTACATTGTGTTCATCAGTCATGCTTGCTCTCTCTAGATTTTTAATTGCAGttcattttgtgtttgtgtgtgccaTGGATTTTGtcagtggttttttgtttggttgatttGGGTTGGTTCATGGCCATGGTATACTTGGGACAAACATTAACTGGTGTTTTTGAAACACTCTTTATGTTGAGTGAGAAGTGGTGAAGATggagggggatttttttaataaatgtcaAGTCATTTACACAGCATGGCATGTATGTGTTAAAGGGTTAAAATTGAGTGTGAGATTATATAAGCCATGTGAAATAGTTGCAGCAACAGCTTTACCCTGCGTCTGTTCTTTTGCAGGGGATGGTGGTGGTgttggtttggggggttttctaAAAGTTAGTATGATAAATCACATACTTCCCCTAATTCTACTaggaaatattaaatataatagaAACATTATTCACAACATCTCAAAATGTATCACAGAACATCTTGAATTCATAATGCTGGTTATTTTCAAAACATGAGTTTATTATCTTTATTTATCGACGGAAGTCTGAAGCTTGTAAATGGAGAACAGTAAACATATGAAGCATTAGTtagctttctctctctttgtaAATTAGGATACTTCTAGATACTGGGCTTTGTAGTGATGCttcaaacattttctgtattttatatgCAGAGTTTCTTGCAACTAACTTTCCAACCTATGATTTGAGTGAGCGTGGAAAAGACTGGAAAACCTGTATCACAAATGTCAATTCTATGATCCGCTCCTTACGCTCCGAAACCAAAGCAAAGGTGATGAGTTATTAAGTACTAAGTTTGCACTTTTTTCTCTGATTAATTATTTGACCTGCTCATGGTACAAGTGCTGTATTGGAAATTCCTTGGGTTCTGTATCTGTGTTGCTCAGCACAGGCATGCTGACTGCAGCACTGGTTCCATGTGGGGAACACTGGAATACACTGCTTTCTGCTTTGCCTCTTCCTGCTTCTATGTCCAGAGTTCAGTTAAGAAGTGTAGATACATAGGATACTATAAGGAAAGCACTGCAAATGTTGCCCAGAAGTAGTGTCAAATTTGATTGAGAGTTTAAACAAATAGCTCTTAGTGCTTGTTTTCGCAGgcttttttttaagatatattCAGCTATGCATTTCAGTTTTATATTGACTGAAACATTACTCCCAAAACACCTCCAACTATACTTACTTCTAATATGCTCTGTGCACATCTTTGTAGAATTATTAACTGTTTTATTGGTAGTTTTCATGATAGAAATTCAGGAGTAACTATATTGCAAAGATCTGAAATCTGATTTATACTAAATGTGAAGTAAACTGGAACACCAATTAGAAAACTGGTAGGCTTCTCTCAGTGTGTGTACTAACCTTATTAAATGTTTCAGCAGAAAactgaggggaaagaaaaagtgtCTGATGCTCCTGATACATCTCATTGTGTAGATTTACATGATAATGAAGATAGTGGAAACAATTCGCAAAATTCTCAGAAAATGACTGGCTCCACAATTGACATGTTGCAGAATTCAGAATTGGATAAGTTTCCAGAAGCTCTCCACACATCTTCAGTCAGAAAACAACAGTCTTTGGAACCTATGGGtaaacaaagaaattttttGTGTTCTGGCATTGCttgttacattttaaatagtCAATGAGAGGCAAACAATGGTTCTGTAGGTATGATTGCATAGTAAAGGGATTTTCTGAACTATGTGagtcttctttttctcttaaggCAGTTGTTTGGTGTACACATACTAAGTCTTTTTGGGAATGAGCAAGGGCATTATATCTGGCTAACAGAATATATGTTTGCATCTACCAGAATCCCATAATGCATATCTGCTGTGACATTGGGAAGTTCAGCTTCAGTTACTCTGTTCAGTTGtcctggcttttttcttttatttggttaataaatatataatactttaaaaagtaaGCTAGCTCAAAATATCTATGGAATGGAATTGcagtttcagaagaaaaagcacaCCTTCCTGCAAAACTGACTCTTTAGGACAATAAAAATCTTAAAGCAGCCtttatattttcacttttttaatgTAAGTGTTCAATACACAAATGCATTGAGGAAAAAATTCGTGTACAGCATGTGATGCTTAGAGACCCTCAAGGAAAATGGGCTGAGATTAGTTGCTGTTGGAAGTAATTTATTCAATTAGGGTCACTTTAGGGTTGTTTCAGATCTGTTCCTGCGCCCAAGATTTGTTAGTCAGATCCCACAGACCTCTGTATGTACTAAAAGTTTTGCATTTTCTCTTATTAATGTTTGCAGTGAAGTGAGGTGGAAACAGTTGAAAAATATTCACTCTTTTTCTGCTTGCAGAATCTAAACACCACTG
The nucleotide sequence above comes from Molothrus aeneus isolate 106 chromosome 2, BPBGC_Maene_1.0, whole genome shotgun sequence. Encoded proteins:
- the BEND2 gene encoding BEN domain-containing protein 2, translating into MSEEDYLCVKTEEEDEALIVDHGDSRLSTQSCMPVQQNSEANSAVHHMSQLAYGSEGLPVLADQTASQMGHSAMMQRGNGHSPEKMDFVFLHNKRKRLSPAVVEHNVMRTREEEYEDSDSVIYEYEPDYECESILSEASYTGYQQNPLMEVLSYCQAMYDAIQKLDKKFDLLHRKVSEMQHTRIKPFLLKPKPVGFTYRSSSHLPSGKIRVPKHMERDLSLHRSSSGQGRHSPVVRVALPNGHVQVNSKVKHAPQNFQLESQQPVGRQSPPLPTIVSTHSLHSSYTATSGMPDLSPQSNLAPSIVESTVNIASSPVASPSMPAPSEPSQENNAVELSYRNASEDVNVSEELPSSSVLINPSFEFVGDPARNVKVLGNHLVKARQKTKPKYAARHLVRVLFPKKTLLCSVMGASARGRRTLDPNKIAAIREFLATNFPTYDLSERGKDWKTCITNVNSMIRSLRSETKAKKTEGKEKVSDAPDTSHCVDLHDNEDSGNNSQNSQKMTGSTIDMLQNSELDKFPEALHTSSVRKQQSLEPMEPLGSPWRNVQLPFSVIYVAKGKTRPELSARFLIRHMFPEEVLVKSNVYGSLDRGMSPLDSNKINALRDFLQENFPSFDLNESGFDWKACVAAINSTIRSLRHELKKATTGTRQRAPSAESPRGSHSRKASGKHLSD